A window of Ruminococcus champanellensis 18P13 = JCM 17042 contains these coding sequences:
- a CDS encoding VirB6/TrbL-like conjugal transfer protein, CD1112 family, whose translation MGVISDAIDALEDWCCDLFKDGIKSQFDGISELLTDTFAQTTGSGAKGNLVSNFLTKHPAQFTGTAGSAPTGYGIWATIETLCNNVVVPIGGFILTVILLNELCQMVIRGNNFKDFDDSIFIKWIIKALCGVILVANTYYIASALFSFGTNVCSNGLATLFGSGDYLSNSLALKKSALNSLGLGELMTVWFISLIVHLGVMILIVAIVITLASRIIEVFMYLSIAPIPMATMMDSGEWASIGKNWVKQLLALSFQGFFIVVALGIFKTLFSNMITSLNSSSDGVIMQMAMLMGYTAALIFTILRTGAISKSMFNAH comes from the coding sequence ATGGGAGTGATCAGCGATGCGATCGATGCTTTGGAGGATTGGTGCTGTGACTTATTCAAGGACGGCATAAAATCTCAGTTTGACGGAATTTCCGAACTTCTGACTGATACATTTGCTCAGACAACAGGTTCGGGTGCAAAGGGAAACCTTGTATCAAACTTTCTGACAAAGCACCCTGCTCAGTTTACGGGCACTGCCGGAAGTGCACCGACAGGCTACGGAATTTGGGCAACTATCGAAACCCTCTGTAACAATGTTGTAGTCCCTATTGGAGGTTTCATTCTGACAGTCATTCTCTTGAATGAGCTTTGTCAAATGGTCATTCGGGGAAATAATTTCAAAGACTTTGACGATTCGATCTTTATCAAATGGATCATCAAAGCCTTATGCGGTGTAATACTTGTAGCCAACACATATTACATCGCTTCCGCACTATTTTCGTTTGGCACAAATGTATGCTCCAACGGACTTGCCACGCTGTTCGGCAGCGGTGATTATCTATCTAATAGTCTTGCGTTAAAGAAATCTGCTCTCAATAGCTTAGGCTTGGGAGAACTGATGACGGTGTGGTTCATATCACTTATTGTTCATCTGGGAGTGATGATACTTATTGTTGCGATCGTAATTACTCTTGCAAGTCGTATCATCGAGGTGTTTATGTATCTCAGCATTGCACCTATCCCTATGGCAACAATGATGGACAGCGGTGAATGGGCAAGTATCGGTAAAAACTGGGTAAAGCAGCTTTTGGCTCTTTCTTTCCAGGGGTTCTTTATCGTAGTCGCACTCGGTATTTTCAAAACGCTTTTCAGCAATATGATCACGTCGCTCAATTCAAGTTCGGACGGTGTGATAATGCAAATGGCAATGCTTATGGGATACACGGCGGCACTTATTTTTACCATTCTGCGTACAGGAGCGATCAGCAAAAGTATGTTTAACGCACATTGA
- a CDS encoding PrgI family protein, with product MAHYVQIPKDLNDIKEKFIMGFTKRQVICFGIGLVLGAPVFFLTKTAIGMSGAIFAMGAVAAPAILCGLYKKNGVFLEKQAKYMREYFTRSRKRYYRTTNIFECFERHIEYTRIKKKLRDAERKG from the coding sequence ATGGCACATTATGTACAAATTCCGAAAGACCTGAACGACATCAAAGAGAAGTTTATTATGGGATTTACCAAAAGACAGGTGATATGCTTTGGTATCGGTCTTGTTCTCGGAGCACCTGTTTTCTTTCTGACGAAAACAGCTATCGGAATGTCCGGGGCGATCTTCGCTATGGGTGCAGTCGCTGCTCCTGCGATACTCTGCGGACTTTATAAGAAAAATGGCGTTTTCTTGGAGAAACAGGCAAAATATATGCGTGAATACTTTACAAGATCTCGAAAGCGGTATTACCGCACAACAAACATATTTGAGTGCTTTGAAAGGCATATCGAATACACAAGAATCAAGAAAAAGCTGAGAGATGCTGAAAGAAAAGGCTGA